In Streptomyces sp. NBC_00414, a single window of DNA contains:
- a CDS encoding FtsK/SpoIIIE domain-containing protein, with protein sequence MNGSIALALALAVLAWVLVVGDLLRRHRPAWHWYLTGYPATTCRVLFTWRKVALLNDLSVSRRPPRGLLGDLVVKGDPLRPVAPRISFPRATRLGLTVVVRLHAGQTPATYLKAADAFVHAWKVHAVRVTSPERGLVLLTATATDPLLRPGLATAPAALLSALVGVLESGGAWVMDLRLIPHWLIAGATRSGKSTLLARLITQLAPQPVALIGIDCKGGMELGLFTSRLSVLATCRREAVAVLGALVVDMQDRMNACRSAGARSIWELPETLRPVPVVVIVDEIAELYLSDGRRESKAEAEQCSVLLLRLAQLGAALGLHLVVAGQRVGSDLGPGVTALRAQLGGRICHRVNDPGTAEMTLGDLNKDAVTVAQSITAQERGVAVCTGPDGGWSRARSHLTTTEEAIAAAQRHSALAPEMSFVRRALAALEGDDK encoded by the coding sequence ATGAACGGTTCGATCGCGCTCGCCCTCGCACTCGCCGTACTGGCGTGGGTGCTCGTCGTCGGTGACCTGCTGCGGCGGCACCGTCCGGCCTGGCACTGGTACCTCACCGGATACCCGGCCACCACCTGCCGGGTGCTGTTCACCTGGCGCAAGGTCGCCCTGCTCAACGACCTCTCCGTCTCCCGCCGCCCGCCCCGCGGGCTGCTCGGGGACCTGGTGGTCAAGGGCGACCCGCTGCGGCCGGTGGCTCCGCGGATCTCCTTCCCGCGCGCCACCCGCCTGGGCCTGACCGTGGTGGTGCGCCTGCACGCGGGCCAGACCCCGGCCACGTACCTGAAGGCGGCTGACGCCTTCGTGCACGCCTGGAAGGTCCACGCGGTACGGGTCACCTCGCCGGAACGCGGACTCGTCCTGCTGACGGCGACCGCCACGGATCCGCTCCTGCGGCCGGGGCTCGCGACGGCTCCCGCCGCGCTGCTGTCCGCGCTCGTCGGCGTCCTGGAGAGCGGCGGCGCATGGGTGATGGATCTGCGGCTCATCCCGCACTGGCTCATCGCGGGCGCCACCCGCTCCGGCAAATCCACCCTGCTGGCCCGGCTCATCACCCAGCTCGCCCCGCAACCCGTCGCCCTGATCGGCATCGACTGCAAGGGCGGCATGGAACTGGGCCTGTTCACCAGCCGCTTGAGCGTGCTCGCGACCTGCCGACGGGAAGCGGTCGCGGTCCTGGGCGCGCTGGTGGTCGACATGCAGGACCGGATGAACGCGTGCCGCTCGGCCGGAGCGCGCTCCATCTGGGAGCTCCCCGAGACGCTGCGGCCGGTGCCGGTCGTCGTGATCGTCGACGAGATCGCGGAGCTGTATCTGTCGGACGGCAGACGGGAGAGCAAGGCGGAAGCCGAACAGTGCTCCGTCCTCCTCCTGCGGCTGGCTCAGCTCGGTGCCGCGCTCGGCCTGCACTTGGTCGTCGCCGGCCAACGCGTCGGTTCCGACCTCGGCCCCGGCGTCACCGCACTGCGTGCCCAGCTCGGCGGCCGGATCTGCCACCGCGTCAACGACCCCGGCACGGCAGAGATGACCTTGGGCGACCTCAACAAGGACGCGGTGACCGTCGCTCAGTCGATCACCGCCCAGGAACGGGGCGTGGCCGTGTGTACCGGACCGGACGGCGGCTGGAGCCGGGCCCGCTCGCACCTGACCACCACCGAAGAGGCCATCGCGGCAGCACAGCGGCACTCCGCGCTGGCCCCGGAAATGTCATTTGTCCGCCGCGCTCTCGCGGCCCTGGAAGGAGACGACAAGTGA
- a CDS encoding SCO3933 family regulatory protein, translating into MQSIPVDTARLGVLRCAIAPEAKISNSETQEVKKDRDGQTVYTVAVTVRQDRRRISVIEIAVSGEPKGIEEGQILKVTGLVAFAWAMGDRHGISFRADAITPVHGTVLKAGGA; encoded by the coding sequence ATGCAGTCCATACCCGTGGACACGGCGCGGCTCGGCGTACTGCGGTGCGCCATCGCGCCCGAAGCGAAGATCAGCAACTCCGAGACACAGGAGGTGAAGAAGGACCGCGACGGCCAGACCGTCTACACCGTGGCCGTCACGGTGCGTCAGGACCGGCGGCGTATCTCCGTGATCGAGATCGCGGTGAGCGGCGAGCCGAAAGGCATCGAGGAAGGACAGATCCTCAAGGTCACCGGGCTGGTGGCGTTCGCCTGGGCGATGGGTGACCGGCACGGGATCAGCTTCCGCGCGGACGCCATCACGCCCGTGCACGGCACCGTCTTAAAGGCCGGTGGTGCGTGA
- a CDS encoding GntR family transcriptional regulator: MTEIQRPGALYQQVAAAIREAILSGEFTPDSLLPSEAQLMARYQVSRPTVRNAVAALRAEGLIDVRHGKGSFVRSDSQPALTIERRISRTSDGQFVMPNGDVWTEAEKPSTYRTRTTKTTGHFLALDKEEALFGCDRLLTDPETGTRAMHRTLIPFEVTEGAPALAEEPGKTPTEVYRTLTQAGHKLWWSETVRAHMPMPDERTTLQLPDATPILHLSRVTHGANDRPLILEEFRVGADRAELAYRITADKQTTRRRPA, translated from the coding sequence ATGACGGAGATCCAACGCCCCGGAGCCCTCTATCAGCAGGTCGCCGCCGCCATCCGGGAGGCGATCCTGTCGGGCGAGTTCACTCCGGACTCCCTGTTGCCGTCCGAGGCTCAGCTCATGGCCCGCTACCAGGTCTCGCGTCCCACGGTCCGCAACGCCGTTGCCGCCCTGCGCGCGGAAGGCCTGATCGATGTCCGCCACGGCAAGGGCAGCTTCGTACGCTCCGACAGCCAACCCGCGCTCACGATCGAGCGCCGCATCAGCCGCACGTCCGATGGGCAGTTCGTCATGCCCAACGGCGACGTCTGGACCGAAGCCGAGAAGCCGAGCACCTACCGCACGCGCACGACCAAGACCACGGGCCACTTCCTCGCGCTGGACAAGGAGGAAGCGCTGTTCGGATGCGACCGCCTGCTCACCGACCCTGAGACCGGCACCCGTGCGATGCACCGCACGCTGATCCCCTTCGAGGTCACCGAGGGCGCCCCGGCGCTCGCGGAGGAGCCGGGCAAGACGCCGACCGAGGTCTACCGGACACTCACCCAGGCCGGGCACAAGCTGTGGTGGTCGGAGACCGTCCGCGCCCACATGCCGATGCCCGACGAGCGCACCACGCTCCAGCTCCCGGACGCGACCCCGATCCTGCACCTGTCCCGCGTCACGCACGGCGCCAACGACCGCCCGCTGATTCTCGAAGAGTTCCGCGTCGGTGCGGACCGCGCCGAACTCGCCTACCGGATCACCGCCGACAAGCAGACCACCCGACGCCGCCCGGCATGA
- a CDS encoding ATP-binding protein, which yields MDAKKSAHLMSEVDAFAHWYVVPDPSSTGRFLALTLFAEFPDTVRVARDMTAAFLRGAGVRDVVDDARLAVSELVGNVVNHAVPDRHLAEPGCARRVDVTFKLWPKWLFVGVADEDSTPPVLPVGEPFSPGLMGDLSEAVVPDRGRGLLIVQRLAVAVWWTPRDRGGKTVWCRFDLDREAMDRPD from the coding sequence ATGGACGCCAAGAAGTCTGCGCACTTGATGAGTGAAGTGGACGCGTTCGCTCACTGGTATGTGGTGCCGGACCCGTCCTCTACTGGGCGCTTCCTGGCGCTGACGCTCTTTGCCGAGTTCCCCGACACCGTGCGCGTGGCGCGTGACATGACGGCCGCGTTCTTGCGTGGGGCTGGCGTGCGAGACGTCGTGGACGATGCTCGGCTGGCTGTCTCGGAACTGGTCGGGAACGTGGTGAACCACGCGGTGCCCGATCGTCACCTGGCGGAGCCCGGTTGCGCGCGGCGCGTCGATGTGACGTTCAAGCTGTGGCCGAAGTGGCTGTTCGTCGGTGTGGCAGATGAGGACTCGACGCCTCCCGTGCTCCCGGTAGGCGAGCCGTTCTCTCCGGGGCTGATGGGAGATCTTTCCGAAGCGGTGGTGCCCGACAGAGGGCGCGGGCTGCTGATCGTTCAGCGTCTGGCGGTGGCGGTGTGGTGGACACCGAGAGATCGGGGCGGCAAGACGGTCTGGTGCCGCTTCGACCTTGACCGCGAAGCCATGGACAGACCCGACTGA
- a CDS encoding sporulation protein: MSRGPNAQLTAVMSEAKVSNKGLARRMRDAATQRGTGLGTTHVSVQRWRNGGGIQPQAVAIMADVLGSKVGRRLTPGDLGFLDHTQPTAPQPIGYPGTVPDVLTLLDGLAEERAETPSPDQLAIADADLNSAVLSWMIGRPDGVQADRPAHQRVGMRDVRAIRDAGSMFMQLDFKYGGGHGHKALRHYFRHEVLPLLDASYSEKVGNALFGAAAEVSQLLAWTAYDTGNHRLAHRYLTSTLRLSQVIDDRMFGARILGNLSHQANYLGNHAQAIQLSRAAVEGAKGRATPRAMALNSAMEARALSNAGDPVAAGRAMNEAERHFEHADTGEDPGWLSYFDSAELTGEICHCFRDLKMRRESVEAAQRAVDETDPKYARTLGFCRMVLAQSHLLNGELEAAVTTASLAVDGGDSLQSSRFLRYVTDFQAEVSTHATNPTVAAFNDQVHDALARLEDDE, translated from the coding sequence ATGAGCCGAGGGCCGAACGCGCAGTTAACCGCTGTCATGAGCGAAGCGAAGGTCTCCAACAAGGGCCTCGCAAGGCGGATGCGGGACGCCGCCACGCAACGCGGCACAGGGCTGGGAACAACGCACGTTTCCGTCCAGCGTTGGCGCAACGGCGGAGGCATCCAACCGCAAGCAGTGGCGATCATGGCGGACGTGCTCGGCAGCAAAGTGGGCCGCCGGCTCACACCCGGCGATCTCGGATTCCTCGACCACACCCAGCCAACAGCCCCGCAGCCGATCGGCTACCCCGGCACCGTCCCCGACGTACTCACCCTGCTGGACGGACTTGCCGAAGAACGCGCCGAGACTCCATCCCCGGATCAACTGGCCATCGCGGACGCCGACCTCAACTCCGCCGTCCTGTCGTGGATGATCGGCCGCCCCGACGGCGTCCAGGCCGACAGGCCCGCTCACCAACGCGTCGGCATGCGCGACGTGCGCGCGATCCGGGACGCAGGCAGCATGTTCATGCAGCTCGACTTCAAGTACGGCGGAGGCCACGGCCACAAAGCCCTGCGCCACTACTTCCGCCACGAAGTCCTGCCGCTCCTGGACGCCAGCTACAGCGAGAAAGTGGGCAACGCGCTCTTCGGCGCCGCAGCCGAGGTCTCGCAATTACTCGCCTGGACGGCGTACGACACGGGAAACCACCGACTCGCCCACCGCTACCTGACGTCCACGTTGCGGCTGTCGCAGGTCATCGACGATCGAATGTTCGGCGCCCGCATCCTCGGCAACCTCAGCCACCAGGCGAACTACCTCGGCAACCACGCCCAAGCCATCCAGCTCTCACGCGCCGCCGTCGAGGGCGCGAAGGGCCGAGCCACACCACGAGCCATGGCCCTGAACTCAGCGATGGAAGCCCGCGCACTCTCCAACGCGGGCGACCCGGTCGCGGCTGGCCGGGCCATGAACGAAGCGGAACGCCACTTCGAGCACGCCGACACAGGCGAAGATCCAGGCTGGCTCAGCTACTTCGACTCCGCGGAACTCACGGGCGAGATCTGCCACTGCTTCCGAGACCTAAAGATGCGCCGCGAGTCGGTCGAGGCCGCTCAGCGCGCGGTCGACGAAACCGACCCGAAGTACGCCCGCACCTTGGGTTTCTGCCGCATGGTGCTCGCCCAAAGCCATCTGCTGAACGGCGAACTGGAGGCCGCCGTGACCACTGCCAGCCTGGCCGTCGACGGTGGCGACAGCCTCCAGTCCTCCCGCTTCCTGCGCTACGTGACCGACTTCCAGGCCGAGGTGAGCACCCACGCGACAAACCCGACGGTGGCCGCCTTCAACGACCAGGTGCACGACGCTCTCGCCCGACTGGAAGACGACGAGTAG
- a CDS encoding aminoglycoside phosphotransferase family protein — protein sequence MAVDAARAEEGFTSAGATRVMVAACRAAGLDGRDAELIRLGENALFRLAAAPVIVRVARGEEWLPKARVEVAVSRWLTGEGFPAARIVEDLEQPLLVDGHPVTFWHLIVEGDRKATYGELGVILRDLHSLTVPARLALPAFEPFDKQELRMNLAVVPEDDKAFLRKRWRELQGKYAELRFETPKGPVHGDAHVQNLMVDDQGQVILIDFENFCFDHPEWDLMVTAVEHHSLGWQTDEQYADFVAAYGRDLYDWPGYETLRGLQEFGMTTWLMQNVQEDEKTAAEYRRRITGLRNDDGPRDWRPW from the coding sequence ATGGCGGTTGACGCTGCTCGAGCGGAAGAAGGGTTCACGTCGGCGGGGGCTACGCGGGTGATGGTTGCCGCGTGCCGGGCTGCGGGGCTGGACGGCAGAGACGCGGAGTTGATCCGTCTCGGGGAGAACGCCCTGTTCCGGCTGGCCGCGGCCCCGGTTATCGTCCGCGTGGCCCGGGGTGAAGAGTGGTTACCGAAAGCGCGCGTTGAAGTGGCCGTCTCGCGGTGGCTGACGGGGGAAGGGTTTCCTGCTGCTCGCATCGTTGAGGATCTTGAGCAGCCGCTTCTTGTCGATGGTCATCCGGTGACGTTCTGGCATCTGATCGTTGAGGGTGATCGGAAGGCGACGTATGGGGAGTTGGGGGTCATCCTGCGTGACCTGCACTCCTTGACCGTGCCGGCCAGGCTGGCGCTGCCCGCGTTCGAGCCCTTCGACAAGCAAGAGCTGCGGATGAACCTCGCCGTGGTTCCGGAGGATGACAAGGCCTTTCTGCGGAAGCGGTGGCGGGAGCTCCAAGGCAAGTACGCGGAGCTGCGGTTCGAGACGCCCAAGGGGCCCGTGCACGGTGATGCTCACGTGCAGAACCTCATGGTCGACGATCAGGGGCAGGTCATCCTGATCGACTTCGAGAATTTCTGCTTCGATCATCCGGAGTGGGATCTGATGGTGACGGCCGTGGAGCATCACAGCCTTGGGTGGCAGACGGATGAGCAGTACGCCGACTTCGTGGCCGCGTACGGGCGGGATCTGTACGACTGGCCCGGGTACGAGACGCTGCGTGGTCTCCAAGAGTTCGGCATGACGACGTGGCTGATGCAGAACGTGCAGGAAGACGAGAAGACGGCGGCTGAGTACCGCCGGCGTATCACTGGGCTGCGTAATGACGACGGTCCGCGGGACTGGCGGCCCTGGTAG